Part of the Corynebacterium efficiens YS-314 genome is shown below.
TGCTCGGTGGCGAAACGGTCCACCAGCCTGCGCAGCGGTGCGGTGACGTGGGCGTAGAATCCCCCCACCCCGTTGTGCACCTCGGTGCCACCCGTGGCGATGCTGACATACCCGGACCCCCGCAGCAGCTTCTGGGCCTCGCGCTGTATCGCCATGCCGGTGGGGTTGTTCGGATCCACCGACTGCAGGAACTCACCGATCGGCTGATCCACGGGCAGGTCATAGCCCAGGGCCCCGGCCTCGAAACGGAACATCGACTCGGAATCCTCTGTGGCGGGTGCCAGGGTGCGCAGCAGGCCGTGACCGGCCTGGACCATCATGGTCCCGGCGACCATCCCGGTGAGCAGGGAGATCTCCGAGTTGTAGTCCATGATCGGGTGACGAGGCTCAATGATGACCTCGAAATGCCCGTCGGTGTCCTCCCCGGGGACCCGGACGACCCGCTGGCTCGGGATGGAGAGGTTGATGGCCTCGCGTCGTAAAGCGCTTTCCTGCCGCAACCGGCCCACCGCGGGCAGGTGCTGGATGCTGGGGTGCAGACACCCCCGGTCCAGGTCCGCCTGGGCCTGGTCGTAGTCCAGACGGGCCCGGGACCGGACCAGGGCACGCCGCACATCCGCACCGGTGACCTCCCCGGCCTCATCAAGATCAATGGACCACACCACCGCCGGGCGGTCCTGCCCCTCCAAGAGGCTGGCTGACCCCTCGGATATTTCCTGTGGGTGCAGACGCGCCGGGGAATCAGGCAGGTAGATGGTCTGTCCGCGTTCCAGGGACACCCGTTCCAGCTCGCTGCCGGGGGTGATGAAGGCGGCGACATCGGCGATGGCGTAGTGGACAAGGAAACCGGAGTCACGGCGCTCGATGTAGACGGCCTGGTCCAGATCACGGGACCCTACAGGGTCAACCGTGACAAAGGGCATGTCCCGCAGATCCACGCGCTGATCCGCGAACCGGTCCCGGGCAGCTGCCGCCTCACGGTGCAGCGCGGCCGGGAAATCCCGTTCCACCCCGAATTCCTCGGCGATGGGATCGAAGTCGAGGGCTGCAGCATAAAGCTTCATGCGCTCCAATTGTTCCACAGCCCAAAAATACGTGCAGGGCGAATGAGCCGGTGCATAAGCCGGATTCTGTTCCCGCGGGCCGGGCCGAAACCCTACCCGCGGGCGGTGAACATCCATCTCGGACAGCCATTGCTGACTGCCTCCAGCAGCTACCTGCAGACTCGGCGAGCAGCCTTTAAAACGCCTGCACAGACACACCCATTGGAGTGCGTCCTCATGCCTTGCTCCCGGTGGGGTTTACCTGGCCAGACCAGTCACCTGGCCTGCCGGTGCGCTCTTACCGCACCCTTTCACCCTTACCACCGGCCAAAACCGGTGGCGGTCTACTTTCTGTTGCACTTTCCCGCGGATCACTCCGGGTTGCCGTTAACAACCACCGTGCTCTGTGGAGTCCAGACTTTCCTCGGCTGATGCCTGGGTGATCCAGTCACCTTGGTTCATCAGACGCGATCACCTTGACCGACTCATTCGCAAGCTGTGATTCTACCCGTGTCATACCGGATGACGGTAACCGCCCCGGCGAGCACCCGGAGAACGCCCAGAGAGCGCCCGGCAAGCACCCCGGCGCGCGCCCGGCAAGCACCCCGGCGCGCGCCCGGCAAGCACCCCGGCGCGCGCCCCGGTGAGCGCCCTGGTCCCTGCCGGTTCAGCTGTCCAGATGCGAGGTGTCGTTGAACAGGCGGACGCAGGTGGGGCCATCGGAGTAGAACTCGGCGATCGACAACGAGGCCAGGTCCAGGTGTGTCTTCTTGAAGAAGGACGGGCTGGCATCCAGTGCCTGCCGCAGAATCGACTTGATAGGGGTGACATGGCTGACCACCAGAACATTGGCTGCGCCGTAGTCCTTCTCGATCAGTTCACGGGCCTTCTTCACCCGACGGTGCACCTGCTGGAGGGATTCACCCCCGGGTGGTGCCACCGAGGTGTCGGTCAGCCAGCGGCTGTGCAGTTCCGGATCGGATTCATGGGCTTCGGAGAAGGTCTTGCCATCCCACAGCCCGAAATCAGCCTCGATGAGGTCATCGATGATCCGGACCTCCAGCCCCATCTGGTCCGCCGCCGCCCCGGCGGTCTGCACGCACCGGCGCAGCGGGGAACTGACGATGACATCAATACCCCCACGTTCAGCGAGTTTCCTGGCCGCCGCCTGAACCTGACGCTGTCCCAGCTCGGACAGTTCCGGGTTGGAGCGGCCGGAGTACTGCCGCGCCGCGGACATGGCGGTCTGGCCGTGCCGGAGCAGGAGCAGACGGGTGGGGTCGGTGGTGGCACCGTTCCAGGTCGCCGGCTTGGTGGTGGGACAGTTGAGGTCCTCACCGGTGGGCTTGTCGACGCCCGTGACGGTCGCATCCGTCGGATCGGTCATATCCGACACCACCGGCGTGCCATCATCGATGGGGCCCTCCGGTTTCCCCGCGGCCGCGGCATCCATCGCCACATTGGACAGGTGATCGGCGGCCTTGTTCTTCTCCCGGGGAATCCACGTGTAGGTGACCCGTCCGATGTCACCGGCGAGGTTGCGGGCCTCCATCGCGAGGGTCTTCATGTCCGGGTGTTTGATCTTCCACCGGCCGGACATCTGCTCGACCACGAGCTTGGAGTCCATGAACACCTCCACCTCGGTGGCCCCGAGTTCACGTGCCACGCGCAAGCCCTCAATGAGCCCACGGTATTCCGCGACGTTGTTGGTCGAGCGGGTACCCACCACATAGGCGATCTCGCGGAGGATCCTCTCCCTGTTCTCGGAGTAGACCACGGTGCCGGATCCGGCGACGCCGGGGTTTCCGCGGGAGCCACCATCGGCTTCGATAATCAGTTTCATTGACACATCATTTCCATAAAAGTCATGAACCGGCTGGCAGCTGCGCCTCTTCCGCAGCCCACCGCCGGTTGTGGTGATCCGCCCGGAATCATCCGGGGTGTAGGTGGTGACCCCAACGCAGCAGGTCACCACATGAGGGTTCTAGGAGATGTCGCGGATCAGGTAGGACCCACACTCCGGACACTGTGGAAGCTCATCGGCCGGTGCATTACGCACCTCGGAGACCATGCCGGCGGGCAGGACCATGGCGCACCCGCCACAGGAACGGCCGTTGAACTGCGCTGCACCCACACCGTTTTCCATGCGCTGGGCCTGGTATTCGGTGATGACCTCGGCGGGCAGCTGTGCGGTCAGGCGGGCGATGCGGTCGCGGGGGTCCTCCTCACCGGCGGTGAGATCCCGGGCGGCCTCCAGCGCCTCGCGGGCCTGTGCGACCTCGCGTTCCGCGTCTTGAACCCGAGACTGGGCGAGATCGCGGTTGTTGCGCAGCGCGTGGATCTCATTGTGCGCCTCCTGCAGTTCACTCATGAGATCGGCGATGCGGGACTTCGCGGTGTACAGGTCATGCTGGAGGTCCCGGCGGCGGTCCTCATCGGTCTCCGCCCCCAGTGCATCCTGGCTGTCCTTCTTGCGGCGGCGCAGTTTGCGTTCATCGGACTGGATGCGCAGGATCTCGTTTTCCATGTCATCGACGACCATCTGCGCGGCCGCCGCGGCGTCACGCAGGCGGATGAGGTCAGCCTGGGCCTTGTCCATGGTCTCCTGCTCGGGGGACAGTTTGCTCTGGGCACCTGCGGTGAGGGCACGTTCGGCGTTGGCCAGCTCAAGAAGGGTCTTCTGCTGCTGCTGATCAAGTTTCATCTGTGGTTCTCCTACCGTGACATCTCCCGGGGGCTGCCCGTCGGTTGTCTACAGTTGTGTCGTTCTATCGCATCTGAGCATTATGTGGGACCGGTGCGGGTCCGGTCCGGTGTTGTCGTCATGTCAGTTAAGTCTAGGCGCTCGGGTGATACAACCAGGGGTCGGTGTGGTGCTGGGCGGATCGTCAACAAGCACCACCGACCGCCTACCGCGCCGGGGTGGCGGACATGGTCCAGGGATCGGTCCGGATGTTGAGCACCTCCACGGACACCTCCGGGGCCTGCGCGGCCAGCAGGTCACGCACCTGGGCGGTCCAGGGGAATTCACTGGCCCAGTGCGCGGTGTCAACCACGGCGGGCCCCCCGGCGCGCAGATACTCATCGACCGGGTGGTGGCGCAGATCCGAGGTGACGTACACATCGACCCCGAGGCGGCGGACATCATCGAGGAAACTGTCACCGGAACCGGAGGACACCGCCACGGTGGAGACCATCTGGTCCGGGTCGCCGGTGGCCCGCACACCCCACACGGTGGCGGGCAGCTGATCGGCGACCTGCTGGACGAAATCCGCCAGACGCATCGGCTCCGGCAGCTGGCCCACCCGGCCCAGCCCGTAGGCGGTCTCCAGGGCGTCGGTGGCGGGCAGCTCCACCACATCGAAGGCGGGTTCCTCATAGGGGTGCGCTTCCCGCACCACCTCCAGCAGGCGCGCGCGCAGGCGGCGCGGGGCCACGAACTCCACCCGGAGTTCGGAATCCCGGAAGAGTTCACCGACGGTGCCCTCGGTCGGGTCGGCCTCCCCCACGGGGCGGAACTGGCCGGTGCCGTTGATCTCGAAGACGCATTCGGTGTACTCGCCGATTTCACCCGCCCCGGCGTCGAAGAGCGCCCGTTTCACCTGGCGTGCATCCTTCTCCAGGACATGCACACCCCACTTGTCCAGGGCGTCCAGGTAGCGGGGGGCGATGGGACGGCCCGGGGTGATGCCGACCAGTTCGGCGAGTTTGTCATTGACACCCGGGCGCGCCGAATCGGCGTTGGTGTGCGCGGAGAACAACGCCACCCCGCCGCGGATGAGGGTGTGGATGACCCTGCCCTTGGGTTCGTCAGCGGCCACGGAGGTCACCCCGCGCAGCAGCAGGGGGTGGTGGATGATGAGCATGTCCACGCCGAGCTCCACGGCGCGGTCGGCGACCTCCTGGGTGCAGTCGAGAGCCAGGGCAACCCGGCGCACCGGTTCCCCGGGATCCCCGCAGATCAACCCGACCTTGTCCCAGCTCTCTGCCAGGGCGGGCGGATACGCCTGGTTCATGATGGTGCGGATATGGCCAATGGTCAGATCACTCACGTGTGGTCCCCTCATGGTTGTGTTCGGTCGTGGGGTGCAGCATTCTCCTGCGCTCATGCCCCGATATCGGCGATGGCCTGCAGCAGTGCCGCCACCTGTGCGGGTTCGCGGACAGCCAGGCGCCAGAACCCCGAGTCTAACCCAGGGAAGGTGTCGCACCGCCGTACCGCGATCCCTCGGTCGGCCAGGGCACGCCGTGTCCGCTCCGCGCGGTCCGCCCCACCGGGTGGCTGCACCAGGAGGTACGGTGCCGCGGAGGGGTGGACGGTGAATCCCGCTGTCTCCAGTGCCGTCACCATGGACTCCCGGTTGCGTGCGATGTCGGCGGTGATGGTTGGCAGATGCGGTGTGCCCTGCTCCATGACCGCCTGGATGGCCCGGAGCTGGAGGGTGCCCAGGGGCCAGTGGGCCCGACCGCGAGACAGACGCGTCACGGTCTCCGCGTCGGAGATGAGGTACCCGCACCGCAGCCCCGCCAGGGACCATGTCTTGGTCAGGCTGCGCAGCACGATCAGTCCGGGGATCTGCCCGATCCGGGAGATCATCGATGTGGCATGGGTGTGGTCGGCGACATCGAGGAAGGCCTCGTCGATCACCAGATACCGCCATGGTTCCGCGAGGCGGGACAGTTCATCCACACCGTAGAGACGCCCGGTGGGGTTGGTCGGATTGCCGATGACCACCAGGTCCGCCTCCTCATGGACCTCACCGAACCCGAGCGCGTCGATGGCGCGATCCAGATCAAACGGTGCGCGCAGCACCACCCGGTCGACATCGATGCCGGCATCCACCAGGCAGGCCTCCGGTTCGGTGAAACCGGGATGGATGATCACCGGCCACGCTGGCCGCAGCCGGGCCAGCAGTGAGAACCCCTCGGCCGCACCGTTGAGCAGCAGCACCTGTTCCGGGGTGACACCGTGGTGGGCGGCGACCGCGGCGGTGGCGTCGCGGTACAGCTCGTGCCCGGGGTAGGAACCGAGCGTGTCGACGCCCGACCTCACCACCTCCCGCAACCAGTCCGGCGGGGCATCGGCCTGCACATTGACGGCGAAATCAAGCACCGCACCGTCCGCAGCCCGGTCACCGTGGTAGCGGAGGGGATCACACAGGGGATCATCGTGGGATGTAGTCACGCGGTTCATAGTACTTTCTGGCACTGTGGGTCATGTGACTGAGCAAGTTGGAAAAACGCTGTTGTTTGACCTGGATGGCACCCTGGTGGATTCCTTCCCCGGCATCCGGGAGTCCTTCCTCCACACCCTGACGGTGATGGATTGGGAGATCCCCCCGGAGGAACGGATCAACCGGGTGCCGGGCCCACCGATGGAACAGACCCTGCAGGATCTGGGGATGTCCCCGGAGATGGCGCAGGAGGGACTCCAGATCTATCTTGCCCACTACGGTGAGGTCGGATGGGACATGTCGACGGAGTTCTCCGGCATGCGTGAGCTGTTGATCCGGCTGAAGGAGCAGGGTTACCGCCTGTGCACCGCCACCTCCAAGGGTGAGCGTTTCGCGGAGCGGGCCCTGCGGAAATTCCACATGTTCGATCTCTTCGACTTCATGGGGGCGGCCCAGGAGAACGGTCCCCGCCGTGAGAAGTCTGCGGTGATCCGGCACGTCATCGACCATGTGGATCTCACCGCCGGCGATCCGGGCTTGGATCGCGTCCTCATGATCGGGGACCGCTCACATGACATCGAGGGCGCAGCACAGTTCGGTATCGATTGCGTCGCGGTAACCTGGGGTTATGGCACGCCGGAGGAATGGGCACACGCCCGCCACACCGTGACTGATGCCCATGAGCTTGAAAGGATTATCCATGAGTGGACCTGAACCGGGGCGACCGCTGGAGATCGTCTTCGTGTGCACGGGTAACATCTGTCGCTCCCCCATGGCCGAGGTCATGGCGCGGCAGGAGGCGGAGCGGGCCGGACTGGGTGATGCAGTCATCTTCTCCTCCTGCGGCATGGGCCACTGGCACATCGGGCAGCCCGCGGATCGCCGGGCGGTGGTTGAACTGCGCGCCGGTGGTTATGACGGTTCCACCCACCGTGCTGCCCAGCTCGGCCCGGAACACATGCGCGCCGATCTCTTCGTGGCCATGGACGGCGGACATGCCCATGAACTGGCTGCAACCGGTGCCCCGAATGACAAGATCCGCCTCCTGCGTTCCTTCGACCCCGGGTCCGATCCCAGCGATGATGTGGCGGATCCCTATTACGGCACAGACCGGGACTTCACCCTGGTCCGGGAGAACATCAGGGATGCCCTGCCGGGTTTGCTGGACTGGGTACGCGAACAGACTTCCCCGGCATCCTGACCGCGGTATCCTGTGATCTTCGCGGGATGTGGTAGAGACGGCTTAGGTCTTTGCCGCATTTAGTTCTAAGGTGTGAGGTGTGGAAAGCAAGGTAACGGGCCCGGAGACCGGGCGCAGCGGAAGTACCCGGGACCGGAATGTGCGCAGCCGTTATTCGGGTGAAGTGACAACAGGTGCCACCAGGACCTCCCAACAGAAACCCAAGGGCCTGAGGGCTTTCCTCTCGCCCGGGTGGATCCTGTCGCTGCTGGTGATGCTCACCTTCTCCTATGCGGCGTTCACCATGCTGGCACCGTGGCAGTTGAACAAGGATGAGGAGATCATCCAGCGCAACACCCAGATCCAGGAGGGTTATAACCGCGAGGTGGTTCCCTACTCCGAGGTGTTTGATGCCGATGGCAGCGTACCACCGGAAAACGAATGGTATCGGGTGTCGCTGACCGGGCAGTACCTCCCGCAGAATGAGGCACTGCTGCGCCTTCGCCCCGTCGAAACCACCCCGGCATTCCAGTCCCTGACCCCCTTCCAGCTCGAGGATGGCCGGACCGTTCTGGTCAACCGTGGTTTCGAGGCCTCCCAGGGCACGATCGTTCCGGAGATGGAACCCGCACCGTCCACCCCGGTCACCATCGTCGGCATTGCGCGTCTCAACGAGGGCATGCCCGAGAACGCCCCCCTGGAGGACAGCGGGTACAAGCAGGTCTACGGCATCAACACCCAGCAGGTGGGTGAGCTGGTCGGCCTGGACCTGGGCGAGGACTACGTCCAGCTTCTCGACGACCAACCCGGTGTCCTCAACGCCATGCCCATCCCCCAGCTCGACCGCGGCAGCCACCTGTCCTACGGCATGCAGTGGATCGCCTTCGGTGTGATGGCTCCGATCGGCCTGGGTTATTTCATCTGGGCGGAGATGCGTGAGCGTCGCCGTGACAAGGCTGAGCGCGCCGAGATGTCCAGCCAGCCGGACTCCGTGCTCGCCGCTGGACCGGCAGGATCCGCCAACACCCCCGATGCCACCGTGCCCACCGCATCCGCCGTCAGCACCACGGAGGATACCGCCCCGACCCCGGCACCCACATCAACAGCCAGGGAGCGTCACCGCCGGTCGCGGTATGGCGACCAGCACCCCGATCACTACCGGAAGATCGGCAGGCGCTCGGAGGAGCGCTTCTAGCGCCGTCGACCTCCTACCATCGCCAGCCCCGCGGCCACCGCGGCGCTGGCGATCTGTGTTGTACGGGACAGGGACACGGCACGGCGCACATCACCCGCCACCGGGGCAGGGCCACGGCCCATGCGTGGGCGGTTCTCCGCCCCGTGCGCATAGATCGTTGCCCCGCCCAGGGTCACTCCCAGCGCCGCCGCGGCGGTGGCCTCCACCGGCCCGGCATTGGGACTGGGGTGCCGCGGGGCATCCTTCCGCCAGGCACGAACCGCCTCCCCGCTGCGTCCCTCCACGCCCGCCAGTCCGGTGTGGATGAGCGCGGTCAACCGGGCAGGCACCCAGGCGGCGAGATCATCCATCCTGGCCGCTGCCCATCCGAAATCCCGGTACCGGTCATTGCGGTAGCCCACCATGGCATCGAGGGTGTTGATACACCGGTGTGCCACCACCCCGGGTGCGCCCGCCATACCGGCCCAGAACAAGGAGGCGACCGCCGCATCCGAGGTGTTCTCCGCCAGGGACTCCACCGTGGCACGGGCGATGCCGGGGGCGTCGAGAAGCTCCGGGTCCCGGGAGCACAACCAGGGCACCAGTTCGCGGGCCTGCTCCACCCTGTCCGCCTCCAGGTGGTCCGCCATGCGGGTTCCCGTGCGTTCCAGCAGGGATCCACCCAGGCATGACCACAATGTCGCTGCTGTCGTGGCGGCCGGCCACCGCCGGTGAGCGATCGCGGAGACCACCACGGGCGGGATCACGGCCGCAGCGAGGAAGAGAATGCCGCTGCGGCGGTCGTCCCGGTGGAGCCTGCCCTCCAACCAGGATGCATAGGCTCCATATACAGCCACCGGGTGCCAGGAATGCTGTGGATCGGGAAGAAGGCGATCAGTCACGACTCCCGCGATGATCCCCCGGACTCTGGCGTTCATGTGTTCCCCTGCGGATTGGTGGCACTGACGAATGACAACAGGCCACATGAGGTTTCCCTCATGTGGCCTGTTGTCCAGATACTGCTTCTGTGCGCCCTGACGGGCTCGAACCGCCGACCTGCTGGGTGTAAACCAGCTGCTCTTCCAGCTGAGCTAAAGGCGCGCACGTCCCCCACGGATTGTCAGATAATCCGTGAAAGCAACGAGGGATACCCTATCACACCACCACACGGGCCCGGAAATCGGACCCCGTGGCCCGTGACCACCGCGGTGGGGACGGGACTAGGCCTTCTTGGCGCTGCGCTGGACCAGGCAGGAACCCTGCCAGGCACCCAGACGCTCAGCCTTGGTCTGAACCATGCCCGCGAGCTGGGCCGATTCTGAGATCACACCGGGCGAGAGAGCGCCGACCTTCCCGATACCAGGCGTGAGCAGCCACACACGACCGTTCTCAGCGAGGGAACGAATGGAGTCAACGAGGCCGTCGACGAGATCGCCGTCCTCCTCGCGCCACCAGAGCAGCACGACATCGCACAGCTCATCGGTATCCTCATCCAGGAGTTCCGCGCCGATGACATCCTCGACAGACTCACTGATCTGCGAATCGCAGTCTTCGTCCCATCCGATTTCCTGGACGCTCTGACCCGATTCGATCCCGAGTAGTTGAGCATAATCCTGGGCACCCTGCTTGACTGTGCCCGGAGCGTCGGCCACTGTATGTTCCTCCTGTGAATTGAACCCCCGATATGAAGAAGGGGCAGTTCACCTTTGGAACCACCTCCCGAGGGCTATTGACGTTTGCCCTTCGCACAATACCGCGCATAGCGCAGAAGTTCCCATATTTCCTGGGAAATATTCCCCAATTCTCCCCCACTTTAAGCAAGAACATCCTTTTGACGGATTTCCCACCTATCCCAAGTCGGATGCCCAGCCCCTACCAAACGCTCCCCGGATTCCCGCCCATGAACCACCCGGGGCCACCACCGCGGACATACACAGGACCCCCGGAGACCAAAAGTCGACATCAGACCTCATTTTGATTCGCAGCACGGCCAAACATGAGAGAAACTTCACATTTTGAATTTCCCCTTTCCTGCATATGGAAAACCGCCGGTGACACCCCTGCCATTTGGGCAGCTCCCCCCACCTCACCATGTCCACATTTTCCATAATGTGGCCTGTAACACCCTTGGGCTCAAGGCTTCCACGCCCCACCGGGACCCTCATCAGCAGGTGAAACAGACCCTCCTGCAATGCTTTGTTAAAAAGAACCGCCCTTTGTGCGTATCCTTGTGTCAATTGTGCGCGCACTGCCACCAGCTTTCCTCAGGATTGAACACGGTCGGGAAATCCTCCCCGGATACCCTGCACGCCCCACCTCCCACACCGACACCGGCGGGGAGGGCCGGGCACGTTTTCAGCTGCGGGTGATGGAAGCGGTCGCCGGTCCCCCGGTCGCATAAACGAAATGAAAAACATTCCAACAGGAGGTGTGGAAATGGCCGATCAAGCAAAACTTGGTGGCAAACCCACAGATGACACCAACTTCGCGATGATCCGTGATGGCGTTGCATCTTATTTGAACGACTCCGACCCGGAGGAGACCAAGGAGTGGATGGACTCCCTAGACGGTCTACTGCAGGATTCCTCTCCGGAGCGCGCCCGTTACCTGATGCTGCGCCTGCTGGAGCGGGCATCCGCCAAGCGTGTCCCACTGCCCCCGATGACGTCCACCGATTACGTCAACACCATCCCCACATCCATGGAGCCCGATTTCCCGGGTGATGAGGAGATGGAGAAGCGCTACCGCCGCTGGATGCGCTGGAACGCCGCCATCATGGTGCACCGTGCCCAGCGCCCGGGAATCGGTGTGGGTGGGCACATCTCCACCTACGCCGGCGCCGCCCCACTCTACGAGGTCGGTTTCAACCACTTCTTCCGCGGCAAGGACCACCCGGGTGGCGGTGACCAGGTCTTCTTCCAGGGTCACGCCTCCCCGGGCATGTACGCCCGCGCCTTCCTCGAGGGCCGTCTCACCGAGAGCGATCTGGACAGCTTCCGCCAGGAGGTCTCCTACGAAGGTGGTGGCATCCCGTCCTACCCGCACCCGCACGGCATGCCGGACTTCTGGGAGTTCCCGACCGTGTCCATGGGCCTCGGGCCCATGGATGCCATCTACCAGGCGCGCTTCAACCGCTACCTGCACAACCGTGGCATCAAGGACACCTCGGAGCAGCACGTCTGGGCATTCCTCGGTGACGGCGAGATGGATGAGCCGGAGTCCCGTGGTCTCATCCACCAGGCTGCGCTGAACAACCTGGACAACCTCACCTTCGTGATCAACTGCAACCTGCAGCGTCTTGATGGCCCGGTCCGCGGTAACACCAAGATCATCCAGGAACTCGAGTCCTTCTTCCGTGGTGCCGGCTGGTCCGTCATCAAGGTCATCTGGGGCCGTGAGTGGGATGAACTGCTGGAGAAGGACCAGGACGGTGCTCTTGTCGAGGTCATGAACAACACCTCCGACGGTGACTACCAGACCTTCAAGGCCAATGACGGTGCCTACGTCCGTGAGCACTTCTTCGGCCGTGACCCCCGCACCCTCAAGCTCGTCGAGGACATGACCGACGAGGAGATCTGGAAGCTGCCCCGTGGTGGCCATGACTACCGTAAGGTCTACGCCGCCTACAAGCGTGCGCTGGAGACCAAGGACCGCCCGACCGTCATTCTCGCCCATACCATCAAGGGCTACGGCCTGGGCCACAACTTCGAGGGCCGCAACGCGACCCACCAGATGAAGAAGCTGACCCTGGATGACCTGAAGCTGTTCCGTGACAAGCAGGGTCTGCCCATCACCGATGAGGAGCTGGAGAAGGATCCCTACCTGCCTCCGTACTACCACCCGGGTGAGGACGCACCGGAGATCAAGTACATGAAGGAGCGTCGCCAGGCGCTCGGTGGTTTCCTGCCGGAGCGCCGTGAGAAGTACGAGCCACTGCAGGTTCCCCCGCTGGACAAGCTGCGGTCCGTGCGCAAGGGTTCCGGCAAGCAGCAGGTGGCCACCACCATGGCCACGGTGCGTACCTTCAAGGAACTCATGCGGGACAAGAACCTGGCCGACCGCTTGGTCCCGATCATCCCGGATGAGGCCCGCACCTTCGGCCTGGACTCCTGGTTCCCGACCCTGAAAATCTACAACCCGCACGGTCAGAACTACGTGCCGGTCGACCATGACCTCATGCTGTCCTACCGTGAGGCCAAGGACGGCCAGATCCTGCATGAGGGCATCAACGAGGCCGGTTCCGTGGCATCGTTTATCGCCGCCGGAACCTCCTACGCCACCCATGGCGAGGCCATGATCCCGCTGTACATCTTCTACTCGATGTTCGGCTTCCAGCGCACCGGTGACGGCATCTGGGCCGCAGCCGACCAGATGACGCGTGGTTTCCTCCTGGGCGCCACCGCCGGTCGCACCACCCTGACCGGTGAGGGCCTCCAGCACATGGATGGCCACTCCCCGATCCTGGCCTCCACCAACCCCGGTGTGGAGACCTATGACCCGGCGTTCTCCTACGAGATCGCGCACCTGGTCCACCGCGGCATCGACCGCATGTACGGACCGGGCAAGGGTGAGAATGTCATCTACTACCTCACCATCTACAACGAGCCAACCCCGCAGCCGGCTGAGCCTGAGGATCTGGACGTCGAGGGCCTGCACAAGGGCATCTACCTCTACGACAAGGCCGCCGAGGGTGAGGGCCATGAGGCCTCGA
Proteins encoded:
- a CDS encoding SURF1 family cytochrome oxidase biogenesis protein, translating into MESKVTGPETGRSGSTRDRNVRSRYSGEVTTGATRTSQQKPKGLRAFLSPGWILSLLVMLTFSYAAFTMLAPWQLNKDEEIIQRNTQIQEGYNREVVPYSEVFDADGSVPPENEWYRVSLTGQYLPQNEALLRLRPVETTPAFQSLTPFQLEDGRTVLVNRGFEASQGTIVPEMEPAPSTPVTIVGIARLNEGMPENAPLEDSGYKQVYGINTQQVGELVGLDLGEDYVQLLDDQPGVLNAMPIPQLDRGSHLSYGMQWIAFGVMAPIGLGYFIWAEMRERRRDKAERAEMSSQPDSVLAAGPAGSANTPDATVPTASAVSTTEDTAPTPAPTSTARERHRRSRYGDQHPDHYRKIGRRSEERF
- the cbiB gene encoding adenosylcobinamide-phosphate synthase CbiB; this translates as MNARVRGIIAGVVTDRLLPDPQHSWHPVAVYGAYASWLEGRLHRDDRRSGILFLAAAVIPPVVVSAIAHRRWPAATTAATLWSCLGGSLLERTGTRMADHLEADRVEQARELVPWLCSRDPELLDAPGIARATVESLAENTSDAAVASLFWAGMAGAPGVVAHRCINTLDAMVGYRNDRYRDFGWAAARMDDLAAWVPARLTALIHTGLAGVEGRSGEAVRAWRKDAPRHPSPNAGPVEATAAAALGVTLGGATIYAHGAENRPRMGRGPAPVAGDVRRAVSLSRTTQIASAAVAAGLAMVGGRRR
- a CDS encoding DUF3052 domain-containing protein, encoding MADAPGTVKQGAQDYAQLLGIESGQSVQEIGWDEDCDSQISESVEDVIGAELLDEDTDELCDVVLLWWREEDGDLVDGLVDSIRSLAENGRVWLLTPGIGKVGALSPGVISESAQLAGMVQTKAERLGAWQGSCLVQRSAKKA
- the aceE gene encoding pyruvate dehydrogenase (acetyl-transferring), homodimeric type, which gives rise to MADQAKLGGKPTDDTNFAMIRDGVASYLNDSDPEETKEWMDSLDGLLQDSSPERARYLMLRLLERASAKRVPLPPMTSTDYVNTIPTSMEPDFPGDEEMEKRYRRWMRWNAAIMVHRAQRPGIGVGGHISTYAGAAPLYEVGFNHFFRGKDHPGGGDQVFFQGHASPGMYARAFLEGRLTESDLDSFRQEVSYEGGGIPSYPHPHGMPDFWEFPTVSMGLGPMDAIYQARFNRYLHNRGIKDTSEQHVWAFLGDGEMDEPESRGLIHQAALNNLDNLTFVINCNLQRLDGPVRGNTKIIQELESFFRGAGWSVIKVIWGREWDELLEKDQDGALVEVMNNTSDGDYQTFKANDGAYVREHFFGRDPRTLKLVEDMTDEEIWKLPRGGHDYRKVYAAYKRALETKDRPTVILAHTIKGYGLGHNFEGRNATHQMKKLTLDDLKLFRDKQGLPITDEELEKDPYLPPYYHPGEDAPEIKYMKERRQALGGFLPERREKYEPLQVPPLDKLRSVRKGSGKQQVATTMATVRTFKELMRDKNLADRLVPIIPDEARTFGLDSWFPTLKIYNPHGQNYVPVDHDLMLSYREAKDGQILHEGINEAGSVASFIAAGTSYATHGEAMIPLYIFYSMFGFQRTGDGIWAAADQMTRGFLLGATAGRTTLTGEGLQHMDGHSPILASTNPGVETYDPAFSYEIAHLVHRGIDRMYGPGKGENVIYYLTIYNEPTPQPAEPEDLDVEGLHKGIYLYDKAAEGEGHEASILASGIGMQWALRARDILAEDYGIRANIFSATSWVELARDGARRNLEALRNPGADVGEAFVTTQLKKGSGPYVAVSDFATDLPNQIREWVPGDYIVLGADGFGFSDTRPAARRYFNIDAESIVVAVLRGLVREGVIDASVAAHAAEKYKLSDPTAPQVDPDAPIE